In Cryptomeria japonica chromosome 10, Sugi_1.0, whole genome shotgun sequence, a genomic segment contains:
- the LOC131858815 gene encoding uncharacterized protein LOC131858815 — MARSMIEHRNVPKKYWAEAVYTAVYLLNRSPTHVVKKMTPEEAWSGRKPKVGHLKVFGSTAHAYMISDNTGYSHAKSGQIPQVEVNFTLSNDCLPYPPNTSALLCPETIAKERSILLLQESATQFSAPPPLINSDVVLLLCNSSTQVRVKPLYATIANYAMIEQERLDDNAGRGYVPQGMRNSGLSLCSLAFIQCRNN; from the exons ATGGCTCGTTCTATGATAGAGCATCGcaatgttcctaagaaatattgggctgaagcagtttaCACTGCAGTCTATCTCCTGAATCGGTCACCTACACAtgtcgttaagaagatgactcctgaagaagcctggtCAGGACGCAAGCCTAAAgtgggccatttgaaagtcttcggtTCTACCGCTCAT GCGTATATGATCTCAGACAATACTGGTTATTCCCACGCAAAGTCTGGTCAGATTCCACAGGTTGAGGTCAATTTTACACTGAGCAATGATTGTCTCCCTTATCCACCCAATACTTCTGCTTTGCTGTGCCCAGAGACAATAGCAAAGGAAAGGTCAATCCTGCTGCTACAGGAA TCTGCCACCCAGTTTAGTGCTCCTCCTCCTCTTATAAACTCCGATGTTGTGCTGCTCCTGTGTAATTCGTCGACTCAAGTAAGGGTCAAACCACTTTATGCAACAATTGCTAACTATGCAATGATTGAACAGGAAAGGCTTGATGATAATGCTGGCAGGGGCTACGTCCCACAAGGGATGAGAAACTCAGGGTTGAGTCTGTGCTCTCTTGCATTCATTCAATGCAGGAATAACTGA